A genome region from Brooklawnia propionicigenes includes the following:
- the clpB gene encoding ATP-dependent chaperone ClpB, whose product MDTEKLTTMSRDAVSTALRLALTNGNPSAEPVHLLHALLMVPDNSVNPLLAKIGVDAGQIDQQAEAAIKHLPATSGASVTQPQLSGAFARVLADAETRADQMGDQYVATEHLLISLAQVQSEASQILTRAGATAAKLTKTFNEVRGSKRVTSAESEGSESALDKYSVDLTARAREGKLDPVIGRDAEIRRVVQVLSRRTKNNPVLIGEPGVGKTAVVEGLAQRVVAGDVPDSLKGRRVVSLDLASMVAGAKYRGEFEERLKAVLNEIKDAAGQIITFIDELHTVVGAGASEGAMDASNMLKPMLARGELRMIGATTLDEYRERIEKDPALERRFQQVYVGEPSVEDTVAILRGLRERYEAHHKVRITDGALVAAATLSNRYISNRQLPDKAIDLVDEAASRLRMEIDSSPEEIDQLRRQVDRLTMEQFALGTESDEASKQRLANLNAELADAKEHLRALEAQWESEKGGLNRVGELKEQIDALRTDADRYQREGNLEKSAQILYGEIPALEKEMASAEQAAGQKKTMVSEEVTSADIAEVVSAWTGIPVGKMLEGESTKLLEMENRLGKRLIGQTNAVRAVSDAVRRARAGISDPNRPTGSFLFLGPTGVGKTELAKALAEFLFDDEQAMVRIDMSEYMEKHSVSRLVGAPPGYIGYEEGGQLTEAVRRRPYSVVLLDEVEKAHPDVFNILLQVLDDGRLTDGQGRTIDFRNVILIMTSNLGSNFLADPAMSEKAKNEAVMNVVRKAFRPEFLNRLDEIVMFSPLSREDLAAIVDINLARINRRLADRRISVEVSDAGRQWLANRGYDPVYGARPLRRLLQNTVEDQLARKVLGGEITDGQTVQFGVTPDGDGLQIESVQ is encoded by the coding sequence ATGGACACTGAAAAACTGACCACCATGAGCCGTGATGCGGTTTCCACCGCGTTGCGACTCGCATTGACCAACGGCAACCCCAGCGCCGAACCAGTGCACCTGCTGCACGCGCTGCTGATGGTTCCGGACAATTCTGTCAACCCGTTGCTGGCGAAGATCGGGGTCGACGCCGGCCAGATCGACCAGCAGGCCGAGGCTGCGATCAAGCATCTGCCCGCAACCTCTGGCGCATCGGTGACCCAGCCGCAGCTTTCCGGCGCGTTCGCCCGCGTGCTGGCCGACGCCGAGACCCGCGCCGACCAGATGGGCGACCAGTACGTTGCCACCGAGCATCTGCTGATCTCGCTGGCTCAGGTGCAGTCGGAGGCATCCCAGATCCTGACCAGGGCCGGTGCCACCGCTGCCAAGCTGACGAAGACCTTCAACGAGGTTCGTGGCTCCAAGCGCGTCACCAGCGCCGAATCCGAGGGCAGCGAATCAGCACTCGACAAGTATTCGGTCGACCTGACGGCGCGTGCTCGTGAGGGCAAGCTCGACCCGGTGATCGGACGCGACGCGGAGATCCGGCGCGTCGTCCAGGTGCTGAGCCGTCGTACCAAGAACAACCCGGTGCTGATCGGCGAACCCGGCGTCGGCAAGACGGCCGTCGTCGAGGGCCTCGCTCAGCGTGTTGTTGCCGGTGATGTGCCCGATTCGCTGAAGGGACGCCGGGTGGTTTCCCTCGATCTGGCGTCGATGGTCGCCGGCGCGAAATACCGTGGTGAGTTCGAGGAGCGGCTGAAGGCTGTCCTCAACGAGATCAAGGACGCCGCCGGCCAGATCATCACCTTCATCGACGAGCTGCACACGGTCGTCGGAGCGGGCGCCTCCGAGGGCGCCATGGATGCGTCCAATATGCTCAAGCCGATGCTGGCCCGTGGCGAGCTGCGCATGATCGGCGCCACCACCCTGGACGAGTACCGCGAGCGCATCGAGAAGGACCCGGCCCTGGAGCGTCGTTTCCAGCAGGTCTACGTCGGTGAGCCGAGCGTCGAGGACACGGTCGCCATTCTGCGCGGTCTGCGCGAACGCTACGAGGCGCACCACAAGGTCCGCATCACCGATGGCGCGCTGGTTGCGGCGGCCACCCTGTCGAACCGCTACATCTCCAACCGTCAGCTTCCTGACAAGGCGATCGACCTGGTCGATGAGGCGGCGTCCCGGCTGCGTATGGAGATCGATTCGTCCCCGGAGGAGATCGACCAGCTACGCCGTCAGGTCGACCGGCTGACCATGGAACAATTCGCGCTGGGCACCGAGAGCGACGAGGCGTCCAAGCAGCGGCTGGCCAACCTGAACGCCGAACTGGCCGACGCCAAGGAACACCTGCGAGCCCTGGAGGCCCAGTGGGAGTCGGAGAAGGGCGGCCTGAACCGGGTCGGTGAGCTCAAGGAGCAGATTGACGCCCTGCGTACCGATGCCGACCGCTACCAGCGGGAGGGCAACCTCGAGAAGTCCGCACAGATCCTCTACGGCGAGATCCCGGCCCTGGAGAAGGAGATGGCCAGCGCCGAGCAGGCTGCCGGCCAGAAGAAGACGATGGTCTCCGAGGAGGTCACCAGCGCCGATATCGCCGAGGTCGTCAGTGCGTGGACCGGCATTCCGGTGGGCAAGATGCTGGAAGGCGAGTCCACCAAACTGCTGGAGATGGAAAATCGGCTGGGCAAGCGCCTGATCGGCCAGACCAATGCCGTCAGGGCGGTCTCGGACGCGGTGCGCCGTGCCCGTGCGGGCATTTCCGACCCGAATCGCCCCACCGGTTCGTTCCTCTTCCTCGGCCCGACCGGCGTCGGCAAGACCGAACTGGCCAAGGCCCTGGCCGAGTTCCTCTTCGACGACGAGCAGGCCATGGTGCGCATCGACATGAGCGAGTACATGGAGAAGCACTCCGTCTCGCGGCTGGTCGGCGCGCCCCCCGGCTACATCGGCTACGAAGAGGGCGGTCAGCTGACCGAAGCCGTACGGCGTCGTCCGTACTCGGTGGTGCTGCTGGACGAGGTCGAGAAGGCCCATCCCGATGTCTTCAACATCTTGCTGCAGGTGCTGGACGACGGTCGTCTGACCGACGGCCAGGGACGCACGATCGATTTCCGGAACGTGATCTTGATCATGACCTCGAACCTGGGCAGCAACTTCCTGGCCGATCCCGCGATGAGCGAGAAGGCCAAGAACGAAGCCGTCATGAACGTGGTGCGCAAGGCCTTCCGTCCGGAGTTCTTGAACCGGCTCGACGAGATCGTGATGTTCTCGCCGCTGAGCCGCGAGGATCTCGCCGCGATCGTCGACATCAACCTGGCGCGTATCAACCGTCGCCTCGCCGATCGCCGGATCAGCGTCGAGGTCAGCGATGCCGGACGCCAGTGGCTGGCCAATCGCGGTTACGACCCGGTCTACGGGGCACGTCCGTTGCGCCGGTTGCTGCAGAACACCGTGGAGGATCAGCTGGCACGCAAGGTGCTCGGTGGTGAGATCACCGATGGTCAGACCGTCCAGTTCGGGGTCACGCCCGACGGTGACGGTCTGCAGATCGAATCCGTGCAGTAA
- a CDS encoding inositol-3-phosphate synthase, giving the protein MSKIRVAIVGVGNCASSLVQGVTYYHDADPSERVPGLMHVQFGDYHISDIEFVAAFDVDAAKVGLDLADAINASDNCTIKISDVAPTGVRVQRGETLDGLGKYYRETIVESDETPVDVVGALKDAKVDVLVSYLPVGSDEADKFYAQCAIDAGCAFVNCLPVFIASDPSWAAKFSDAGVPIVGDDIKSQIGATITHRVLAKLFEDRGITIDRTYQLNVGGNMDFKNMLERERLVSKKISKTQAVTSNVEHHFDERDIHIGPSDYVDWLDDRKWAFVRLEGRNFGGAPVSLEYKLEVWDSPNSAGVVIDAIRAAKIGLDRGIGGPLLSPSSFFMKSPPEQRHDEDAQESVEAFIAGEVER; this is encoded by the coding sequence ATGAGTAAGATCCGTGTCGCGATCGTCGGGGTGGGCAACTGTGCGTCCTCCCTGGTGCAGGGCGTCACCTATTACCACGATGCCGATCCCAGTGAGCGCGTGCCCGGCCTGATGCACGTGCAATTCGGGGACTATCACATCAGTGATATCGAGTTCGTTGCCGCTTTCGACGTCGATGCGGCGAAGGTCGGGCTTGATCTGGCCGATGCGATCAACGCCAGTGACAACTGCACCATCAAGATCAGCGATGTCGCCCCCACCGGCGTGCGAGTGCAGCGCGGCGAAACCCTCGACGGTCTCGGCAAGTACTATCGCGAGACCATCGTCGAATCCGATGAGACCCCGGTCGATGTCGTCGGTGCGCTCAAGGACGCCAAGGTCGACGTACTGGTCAGCTACCTCCCGGTCGGCTCGGACGAGGCCGACAAGTTCTATGCCCAGTGCGCCATTGATGCCGGCTGCGCGTTCGTCAACTGCCTGCCGGTCTTCATCGCCTCCGATCCGTCGTGGGCTGCGAAGTTCTCCGATGCCGGTGTGCCGATCGTGGGTGACGACATCAAGAGCCAGATTGGCGCGACCATCACCCACCGCGTGCTGGCCAAGCTGTTCGAGGATCGCGGGATCACCATCGACCGCACCTACCAGCTGAACGTCGGCGGCAACATGGACTTCAAGAACATGCTGGAGCGCGAGCGCCTGGTGTCCAAGAAGATCTCCAAGACGCAGGCCGTCACCAGCAATGTCGAGCACCATTTCGATGAGCGCGATATTCACATCGGGCCCTCCGACTATGTCGACTGGCTGGACGACCGCAAGTGGGCCTTCGTCCGCCTGGAGGGCCGCAACTTCGGTGGCGCACCGGTCAGCCTCGAGTACAAACTCGAGGTCTGGGACTCGCCGAACTCCGCTGGTGTGGTGATCGATGCCATCCGCGCTGCCAAGATCGGCCTGGACCGCGGCATCGGTGGCCCGCTGCTCTCGCCGTCCAGCTTCTTCATGAAGTCGCCGCCCGAGCAGCGCCACGATGAGGACGCCCAGGAGTCCGTCGAGGCCTTCATCGCCGGAGAAGTCGAGCGCTGA
- a CDS encoding PadR family transcriptional regulator, protein MALRQPALDLAILGRLSQGPSYGYEVRKHVNLVVGYLHKVSFGSLYPALRRLLERGFICDCGTERPLLVGSRSRRIYHLTPSGEEYLAQQLATTDPSAWTDDFGVQFSLLGMTDTHNRLRILHGRREVTVSRLAMIDSWSLSGLDHYSQELVRHSRDVVAGELAWLDSVIAAEQSGIQQGE, encoded by the coding sequence ATGGCCTTGCGCCAACCGGCCTTGGATCTGGCGATCCTCGGACGACTCTCGCAGGGCCCGTCATATGGGTATGAAGTGCGAAAGCACGTCAATCTGGTGGTCGGCTACCTGCACAAGGTGTCGTTCGGCTCGCTGTACCCGGCACTCCGCCGGTTGCTGGAGCGAGGTTTCATTTGTGACTGCGGGACCGAGCGTCCGTTGCTGGTCGGAAGCCGCTCGCGCCGCATCTATCACCTCACGCCCAGTGGGGAGGAGTACCTCGCGCAACAACTGGCTACCACAGATCCCAGCGCATGGACCGACGACTTCGGCGTCCAGTTCAGTCTGCTGGGGATGACTGATACTCACAATCGGCTGCGCATTCTGCACGGACGACGTGAGGTCACCGTGTCCCGGCTCGCGATGATCGATTCTTGGTCACTGTCGGGGTTGGACCATTACTCGCAAGAACTCGTGCGGCATTCTCGCGATGTCGTGGCAGGCGAATTGGCCTGGCTCGACTCGGTGATCGCCGCCGAGCAATCCGGAATTCAGCAAGGAGAATAG
- the ahpC gene encoding alkyl hydroperoxide reductase subunit C, whose translation MSLINTQILPFTAHAYHAGEFVEVTEADVRGTWAIFFFYPGDFTFVCPTELGDLAEHYGQLQDLGVEVYSVSTDSHFVHKAWHAASDEVGKVQYFMLGDSNLELTRNFEVERLGSGQADRATFLIDPQGTIQYIEQTAEGIGRSAAELLRKVKAAQYVAAHPGEVCPAKWEEGEETLTPSIDLVGKI comes from the coding sequence ATGTCTTTGATCAATACCCAGATTCTGCCCTTCACCGCGCACGCATACCACGCGGGCGAATTCGTCGAGGTGACCGAAGCCGACGTGCGGGGCACCTGGGCGATCTTCTTCTTCTACCCCGGTGACTTCACGTTCGTCTGCCCGACCGAGCTGGGTGATCTGGCCGAGCACTACGGCCAGCTGCAGGACCTGGGCGTCGAGGTCTACTCGGTGTCCACCGATTCGCACTTCGTCCACAAGGCATGGCATGCCGCCTCCGACGAGGTCGGCAAGGTGCAGTACTTCATGCTCGGCGATTCGAACCTGGAGCTGACCCGCAATTTCGAGGTCGAGCGGCTCGGTTCGGGCCAAGCCGACCGTGCGACTTTCCTGATCGACCCGCAGGGCACCATCCAGTACATCGAGCAGACTGCCGAGGGCATCGGGCGCTCTGCCGCTGAGCTGCTGCGCAAGGTCAAGGCCGCCCAGTACGTCGCCGCGCATCCGGGCGAGGTCTGCCCCGCCAAGTGGGAGGAAGGCGAGGAGACCCTGACTCCGAGCATCGATCTGGTCGGCAAGATCTGA
- the ahpF gene encoding alkyl hydroperoxide reductase subunit F — protein MLDHNLTAQLKPLMPRITHEIELVMSLDDRDASANLEQLLIDIAALSSKINVRRDDDAHTRRPSFSIHRLDTDISVSFAGIPMGHEFSSLVLALLQVGGNPVKEDAALIDQVANLDGDYEFTTYMSLSCQNCPTVVQALNTMAVINPRIKHTAVEGSLFGDEVAQRNVLAVPTIYLNGELFGQGRTTIEDFVRKLDADSAGREAAELNQRAPYEVLVVGQGPAGAAAAIYLARKGIHTGLVGERFGGQVLDTMAIENFISVPYTEGPKYAAALEAHVGNYEIDVIKSQVATELIPATEPGGLHTVRFGDDAALRAHEVIIATGAHWRLMGVPGEQEYRNKGVTFCPHCDGPLFKGKDIAVIGGGNSGIEAAIDLAGLASHVTVLEFMPQCLADEVLMDKLNSMPNVDVITNAQTTEVLGDGEQVTGISYRDRASSETGQLALSGVFVQIGLVPNTDWLAGTLELSPRKEIVTDRRGLTAVEGIYAAGDCSTEPYKQIVVAQGSGAIAALSAWEHLIRQQTVLAS, from the coding sequence CTGCTGGACCACAATCTGACAGCCCAGCTCAAGCCCCTCATGCCCCGCATCACCCACGAGATCGAACTGGTCATGTCATTGGACGACCGGGACGCCTCGGCGAACCTCGAACAGTTGCTGATCGATATCGCCGCGCTTTCATCCAAGATCAACGTCCGGCGCGACGATGACGCGCACACCCGGCGTCCATCGTTCTCGATCCACCGGCTGGACACCGATATCTCGGTCAGCTTCGCGGGTATCCCGATGGGCCACGAGTTCAGCTCGCTGGTGCTGGCGTTGCTACAGGTGGGCGGCAATCCGGTCAAGGAGGACGCCGCCCTGATCGACCAGGTCGCCAACCTCGACGGCGACTACGAGTTCACCACGTACATGTCCCTGAGTTGCCAGAACTGCCCGACGGTGGTGCAGGCACTCAACACCATGGCGGTGATCAACCCCCGGATCAAGCACACGGCAGTCGAGGGATCGCTGTTCGGCGACGAGGTGGCCCAGCGCAATGTGCTCGCCGTGCCGACCATCTACCTGAACGGTGAACTGTTCGGGCAGGGCCGCACCACGATCGAGGATTTCGTCCGCAAGCTCGACGCGGATTCTGCGGGTCGCGAGGCCGCCGAGCTGAACCAGAGGGCGCCCTATGAGGTGCTCGTCGTGGGTCAGGGACCGGCCGGTGCCGCTGCCGCCATCTACCTGGCTCGCAAGGGCATTCACACCGGTCTGGTCGGCGAACGGTTCGGTGGGCAGGTGCTGGACACCATGGCCATCGAGAACTTCATCTCGGTGCCCTACACCGAGGGCCCGAAATACGCGGCGGCGCTCGAAGCCCACGTCGGCAACTACGAGATCGATGTCATCAAGTCGCAGGTGGCCACCGAACTGATCCCGGCCACCGAACCGGGGGGCCTGCACACCGTGCGGTTCGGGGACGATGCCGCACTGCGGGCCCACGAGGTGATCATCGCGACCGGAGCCCACTGGCGCCTGATGGGCGTGCCCGGCGAGCAGGAATACCGCAACAAGGGGGTCACCTTCTGCCCGCACTGCGATGGTCCGCTGTTCAAGGGCAAGGACATCGCCGTGATCGGCGGCGGCAATTCCGGGATCGAGGCGGCGATCGATCTGGCCGGGCTGGCCAGCCACGTCACCGTGCTGGAGTTCATGCCGCAGTGCCTGGCCGACGAGGTGCTGATGGACAAGCTGAACTCCATGCCCAACGTGGATGTCATCACCAATGCGCAGACCACCGAGGTACTCGGCGACGGCGAGCAGGTCACCGGCATCTCGTATCGCGATCGTGCGAGCAGTGAGACCGGACAACTCGCGTTGTCGGGCGTGTTCGTCCAGATCGGCCTGGTGCCCAACACCGACTGGCTGGCCGGGACCCTCGAACTGTCGCCCCGCAAGGAGATCGTCACCGACCGTCGCGGACTGACCGCCGTCGAGGGCATCTACGCCGCCGGCGACTGCTCCACCGAACCGTACAAACAGATCGTGGTCGCCCAGGGTAGCGGCGCCATCGCCGCCCTGTCAGCCTGGGAGCACCTGATCCGCCAGCAGACGGTACTCGCGTCGTAG
- a CDS encoding alpha/beta-hydrolase family protein has product MGLLNRYLSSPLRRGDSAADALAGFVGSRWKTAAARTDELGAVTAPEAIGGWVAYAASYSPSLLARPWYWQGVIAGLSAMFGHQAGLLISSTVGAIADKVGVQIKLKPGIRQGGKIAGGLILGATAIAIPLRSVRWHRRTAAYSHVNGPNAFWAVASTAAAAGIFVALLAQWRATLWAINYISGHLRNRFAWELLGRLVSTLVVTTTILVIFDQVIMRTVVGVATTASARVDLRTPNGVHQPLTPLHSGSPASRESWSSLGLQGKRFTCGGPSADRIAEVMGRPALQPIRAYASMDGRSIQQVVDAVMAELDRMNAWTRKAILVVTTTGRGNVNEWSTSSFEFLMHGDCATAAMQYSGLPSAVTMLSSKQVPVQASRMLYGAIEDRVATLPLEHRPQLYVAGESLGAFGSNGTFASPEDMLSRAAGGVWTGCPTFTDNQAEWTRRRDPDSTVVRPVVDRGRHIRFACSPAELLIDSRGRPLDAWIAPRFCYLQNDTDPVVWWNTDLLWKKPEWLDEMRGTKTPMAAMTWWPFITFWQIAADMPVCRSVGPGYGHKYHSAQCVPAWAGVLGLDPTADWSTLIAALNVDVPPVNP; this is encoded by the coding sequence GTGGGTTTGCTCAACAGATATCTCTCGAGCCCGTTGCGCCGCGGTGATTCCGCGGCCGACGCGCTCGCCGGATTCGTCGGTTCACGCTGGAAAACCGCAGCGGCCCGGACCGACGAACTCGGCGCCGTGACCGCACCGGAGGCCATCGGCGGTTGGGTCGCCTACGCCGCGTCCTACTCACCCAGCCTGCTGGCGCGTCCCTGGTACTGGCAGGGGGTCATCGCCGGTCTGAGCGCCATGTTCGGTCACCAGGCCGGATTGCTGATCAGTTCGACGGTCGGTGCGATCGCCGACAAGGTGGGCGTCCAGATCAAGCTGAAGCCCGGCATCCGGCAGGGCGGCAAGATCGCCGGGGGTCTGATCCTGGGGGCCACGGCGATCGCCATCCCGCTGCGGTCGGTGCGCTGGCACCGCCGCACCGCCGCCTACAGCCATGTGAACGGCCCCAACGCGTTCTGGGCGGTGGCGTCCACCGCTGCAGCTGCCGGCATCTTCGTTGCACTGCTCGCCCAGTGGCGCGCCACGCTGTGGGCGATCAACTACATCTCGGGTCATCTGCGCAACCGATTCGCCTGGGAGTTGCTCGGACGGCTTGTCTCGACACTGGTCGTCACGACGACCATCCTGGTCATCTTCGATCAGGTGATCATGCGCACCGTCGTCGGGGTGGCCACCACCGCTTCGGCACGGGTCGACCTGCGCACTCCCAACGGCGTCCATCAGCCGCTGACCCCGCTGCATTCGGGCAGCCCCGCCTCGAGGGAAAGCTGGAGTTCGCTGGGACTCCAGGGCAAACGGTTCACCTGCGGCGGACCGTCGGCCGACCGGATCGCCGAGGTGATGGGCCGGCCCGCACTGCAGCCCATCCGCGCCTACGCGTCCATGGACGGTCGCAGCATTCAGCAGGTGGTCGATGCGGTCATGGCCGAGCTCGACCGCATGAACGCCTGGACACGCAAGGCGATCCTCGTGGTCACCACCACCGGGCGCGGCAACGTCAATGAGTGGAGCACCTCGTCGTTCGAGTTCTTGATGCACGGCGACTGCGCGACGGCTGCCATGCAGTACTCCGGCCTGCCATCGGCGGTCACCATGCTGAGCAGCAAGCAGGTCCCCGTGCAGGCATCGCGGATGCTGTACGGCGCGATCGAGGACCGGGTGGCCACCCTGCCGCTCGAGCATCGTCCACAGTTGTACGTCGCGGGCGAATCGCTGGGCGCATTCGGTTCCAACGGCACCTTCGCCAGCCCGGAGGACATGCTGTCGCGAGCCGCGGGCGGGGTGTGGACCGGCTGCCCGACGTTCACCGACAATCAGGCCGAGTGGACGCGCCGCCGCGACCCCGACTCCACCGTCGTGCGTCCGGTGGTCGATCGCGGGCGGCACATCCGATTCGCCTGTTCACCAGCCGAACTGCTCATCGACTCGCGGGGCAGGCCGCTGGATGCCTGGATCGCGCCCCGCTTCTGCTATCTGCAGAACGACACCGACCCGGTGGTCTGGTGGAACACCGACCTGCTGTGGAAGAAGCCCGAGTGGCTGGACGAGATGCGCGGCACCAAGACGCCGATGGCCGCGATGACCTGGTGGCCGTTCATCACCTTCTGGCAGATCGCCGCGGACATGCCGGTCTGCCGAAGCGTCGGCCCCGGCTACGGCCACAAGTACCACTCGGCGCAGTGCGTTCCGGCTTGGGCAGGGGTACTCGGGCTGGATCCGACTGCCGACTGGTCGACGCTGATCGCCGCGCTCAATGTCGACGTTCCGCCGGTGAATCCCTGA
- a CDS encoding DoxX family protein, with protein sequence MSNTRSAAGTASQAVLLLIARLGFAAILLGRAWSRWQIEGMDAQIARIAEAGLPAPGVIAWGTVVLEGIGGVLLAFGLLTRLVAALVALENILIIALLRWAAGPFINNGGYEYNLALACLGIVFLAAGASYTGLDSLLFGRSKRPADNGDLYQPKLGSTQP encoded by the coding sequence ATGTCGAACACCCGCTCGGCCGCCGGCACCGCGAGCCAAGCCGTACTCCTGCTGATTGCCCGGTTGGGCTTCGCCGCGATCCTGCTGGGACGCGCCTGGTCGCGTTGGCAGATCGAGGGCATGGACGCCCAGATCGCCCGCATCGCCGAAGCCGGCCTCCCCGCCCCCGGGGTGATCGCCTGGGGCACCGTCGTCCTGGAGGGCATCGGCGGCGTCCTCCTCGCCTTCGGGCTGCTGACAAGGTTGGTCGCCGCGCTGGTTGCGCTCGAGAATATCCTGATCATCGCCCTCTTGCGCTGGGCAGCCGGCCCGTTCATCAACAACGGCGGCTACGAGTACAACCTCGCGCTGGCCTGCCTGGGGATCGTCTTCCTCGCCGCAGGAGCCAGCTACACCGGCCTGGACAGTCTCCTGTTCGGCCGCAGCAAGAGGCCTGCCGACAACGGCGACCTCTACCAGCCCAAGTTGGGATCGACTCAGCCCTGA
- a CDS encoding response regulator transcription factor: MANQNTEHLTRPDGTPLRVLAVDDEPSLTELLSMALRYEGWNARTAGTGTEAVRTAREFQPDAIVLDMMLPDFDGLEVMRKVRADQPDVPVIFLTAKDAVADRVAGLTAGGDDYVTKPFSLEEVIARLRALMRRSGAASRRPDAQLVVGDLIMDEDTHEVSRGGEPIHLTATEFELLRFMMRNPRRVLSKAQILDRVWNYDFGGQANVVELYISYLRKKIDVGRQPMIHTLRGAGYVLKSAG, from the coding sequence ATGGCGAACCAGAATACCGAGCACCTGACCCGTCCCGACGGCACGCCATTACGCGTGCTCGCCGTGGACGATGAACCCAGCCTGACCGAACTGTTGAGCATGGCGCTGCGCTACGAGGGCTGGAACGCCCGCACCGCCGGCACCGGCACCGAGGCCGTGCGGACCGCCCGCGAGTTCCAGCCCGACGCGATCGTGCTCGACATGATGCTGCCCGACTTCGACGGGCTCGAAGTGATGCGCAAGGTGCGCGCTGATCAACCCGACGTACCGGTCATCTTCCTCACCGCGAAGGACGCCGTCGCCGACCGGGTCGCCGGGCTGACCGCCGGCGGCGACGACTACGTCACCAAGCCGTTCAGCCTGGAAGAGGTGATTGCGCGGCTGCGGGCCCTGATGCGGCGAAGCGGGGCCGCGTCCCGGCGGCCGGACGCCCAGCTGGTGGTCGGCGACCTCATCATGGACGAGGACACCCACGAGGTCTCCCGCGGTGGCGAGCCGATTCATCTGACCGCCACGGAGTTCGAGTTGCTGCGCTTCATGATGCGCAACCCGCGCCGGGTGCTGTCCAAGGCTCAGATTCTCGACCGGGTCTGGAACTATGACTTCGGTGGACAGGCCAACGTCGTGGAGTTGTATATCAGCTACCTGCGCAAGAAGATCGATGTGGGCAGGCAGCCGATGATCCACACCTTGCGGGGGGCCGGATATGTCCTCAAGTCGGCGGGCTAA